A part of Kitasatospora kifunensis genomic DNA contains:
- a CDS encoding TetR/AcrR family transcriptional regulator — protein MPRITKEDKARNRQNIVDVAGRMFRSQGIDAVGIADLMKGAGLTHGGFYNHFASKDALAVEVCNASFAASLGVLAEAVEQGPGPLGTPLERVVADYLSTAHRDAEDGGCPSASLVTDAGRQSQDVQAAYAEGVEGYLAGFTSEIVREAKEEGRPIDQGEARERAARLLSELVGAMVLARAVRKVQPDLSEEILRTVRSTALD, from the coding sequence ATGCCGCGAATCACCAAGGAAGACAAGGCGCGCAACCGGCAGAACATCGTGGACGTCGCCGGCCGGATGTTCCGTTCCCAGGGCATCGACGCCGTGGGCATCGCCGATCTGATGAAGGGGGCCGGGCTGACCCACGGCGGCTTCTACAACCACTTCGCGTCCAAGGACGCCCTGGCGGTCGAGGTGTGCAACGCCTCGTTCGCCGCCTCGCTCGGTGTGCTCGCCGAGGCTGTCGAACAGGGACCGGGGCCGTTGGGCACACCGCTTGAGCGGGTCGTCGCCGACTACCTGTCCACCGCGCACCGCGACGCCGAGGACGGCGGATGTCCCTCGGCCTCGTTGGTCACCGACGCCGGGCGGCAGAGCCAGGACGTGCAGGCCGCCTATGCCGAAGGCGTCGAGGGCTACCTCGCCGGCTTCACCAGTGAGATCGTCCGCGAGGCGAAGGAGGAGGGACGGCCGATCGACCAGGGCGAGGCCCGCGAACGGGCGGCCCGCCTGCTCAGCGAACTGGTCGGTGCGATGGTGCTCGCCCGCGCCGTGCGCAAGGTCCAGCCCGACCTCTCCGAGGAGATCTTGCGGACCGTCCGCTCAACCGCCCTCGACTGA
- a CDS encoding alcohol dehydrogenase catalytic domain-containing protein: MRAITYDQQGPATEVLRLAEQAPPAAPAAGHVVVRVMSRPIHPGDLVGVEGLTGIPRQRHNSPVSPGLEGMGVIEAVGEGVTALHVGQRVAFFPVPGAWSESVTVPAEFAVPVPDGVSDNTAALMLVNPLTLLMLTRAVRQASASTAGGPVLQSAAGSTIGKLVNAAAKRDGFPLINLVRSDSGARALQARFPEHLTVSSARPGWRTQVREAAGNRGVPVVLDAVGGSLTRDLTSLMADGGTLIRYGMLGSGSTGLESLALVPRELTIRGVSVGRWLSRTPQERAKDVAFAARLAETDPDLFEVAGTYDLADYAAAIAHVRRPGKSGTVLLTSSAW; encoded by the coding sequence ATGCGCGCCATCACCTACGACCAGCAGGGGCCGGCGACCGAGGTCCTGCGACTGGCCGAGCAGGCTCCGCCCGCGGCTCCCGCGGCAGGGCACGTCGTGGTCCGGGTGATGTCCCGGCCGATCCACCCCGGAGACCTGGTGGGGGTGGAGGGCCTCACCGGCATTCCGCGGCAGCGGCACAACTCCCCTGTCAGTCCCGGACTTGAAGGCATGGGGGTCATCGAGGCGGTCGGCGAGGGAGTTACCGCGCTGCACGTCGGCCAGCGCGTGGCGTTCTTCCCAGTGCCGGGGGCGTGGAGCGAATCAGTGACCGTTCCGGCCGAGTTCGCGGTGCCGGTGCCGGACGGCGTGAGCGACAACACGGCGGCTCTGATGCTGGTCAATCCGCTCACCCTGCTGATGCTGACCCGCGCGGTCAGGCAGGCCAGCGCAAGCACCGCGGGCGGACCCGTGCTGCAGAGCGCCGCCGGATCCACGATCGGCAAGCTGGTCAACGCAGCGGCCAAGCGGGACGGCTTTCCCCTCATCAACCTGGTGCGCAGCGACTCGGGCGCGCGGGCACTCCAGGCCCGCTTCCCCGAACACCTCACCGTCTCCTCCGCGCGGCCAGGTTGGCGCACCCAGGTCCGGGAAGCGGCCGGCAACCGGGGCGTCCCCGTGGTGCTGGACGCCGTCGGTGGCTCGCTGACCCGCGACCTGACCTCACTCATGGCCGACGGGGGCACGTTGATCCGCTACGGCATGCTCGGCTCCGGAAGCACAGGGCTGGAGTCGCTGGCGTTGGTGCCAAGGGAATTGACCATACGGGGCGTCTCCGTGGGCCGGTGGCTGTCGCGCACCCCGCAGGAGCGGGCGAAGGACGTGGCCTTCGCCGCGCGGCTCGCCGAGACCGATCCCGACCTGTTCGAGGTCGCCGGCACTTACGACCTGGCCGACTACGCCGCGGCCATCGCCCATGTCCGCCGCCCCGGGAAGTCCGGGACCGTCCTGCTCACCAGCTCTGCCTGGTGA
- a CDS encoding NADPH-dependent F420 reductase — MDIGTIGAGTVAQALARHAVAQGHRVVLSNSRGPASLAAVVQNLGPLAGAGTPEEAASAELVVLAVGWPQVPQAVAALPPFDGRIVIDATNQFAAPPPHSAIADLGELTGSEFVASRLPGARVVKAFNSLYVQYIAADPRHPAGRQVLFLAGDDPDAKATVKDLTSSFGFAPVDLGSLREGGRLMQLGGPLSGLHVLKQD, encoded by the coding sequence ATGGACATCGGAACGATCGGCGCGGGCACGGTCGCACAGGCCCTCGCCCGCCACGCCGTCGCCCAGGGGCACCGGGTCGTCCTGAGCAACAGCCGCGGCCCCGCCTCACTTGCCGCTGTGGTGCAGAATCTGGGTCCGCTGGCCGGCGCCGGCACACCCGAGGAAGCCGCCTCGGCCGAGCTGGTCGTGCTGGCTGTCGGCTGGCCGCAGGTACCGCAGGCGGTGGCCGCACTGCCCCCCTTCGACGGGCGCATCGTGATCGACGCCACCAACCAGTTCGCCGCCCCGCCCCCTCACTCGGCGATCGCCGATCTGGGGGAGCTGACCGGAAGCGAATTCGTCGCTTCGCGGCTGCCCGGAGCGCGCGTCGTCAAGGCCTTCAACAGCCTCTACGTCCAGTACATCGCCGCCGATCCCCGGCACCCGGCCGGCCGCCAGGTGCTCTTCCTCGCCGGTGACGATCCCGATGCCAAGGCCACCGTCAAGGATCTGACCTCGAGTTTCGGGTTCGCCCCCGTCGACCTCGGGTCACTGCGCGAGGGCGGGCGCCTCATGCAACTCGGCGGCCCGTTGTCCGGGTTGCACGTTCTCAAGCAGGACTGA
- a CDS encoding alkene reductase has product MRLGALDLPNRILMAPMTRSRAQNAGLVPTRLMEEYYAQRASAGLIVSEGTWVNDQAIGFINVPGIYSDAQTRGWTSVTEAVHAAGGRIISQLGHVGAGSHPDHFDGRLPAGPSAINPGERSFTSAGIKNTVTPREFTAAEIARTIADYRRAAANARRAGFDGLEVHAQGAQLIAQFLNPRLNRRTDAYGGNAERRAQFLFDVLDAVHDEWDTGRVSVKISPYWTSGWAFVADEEDLADYDQVIKRLSDNALAFLHLMGPVAQGVSDQEQIAPFARYRARYAGPIVANVGFTRTSGNAIIEQGTADAVSFGSPFIANPDLVRRFAAGHPLTDGDRATYYAGTADGYTDYPEFTAAGHP; this is encoded by the coding sequence GTGCGCCTGGGGGCGCTGGATCTGCCGAACCGCATTCTCATGGCTCCGATGACCCGTTCCCGTGCCCAGAACGCCGGCCTGGTCCCCACCCGTCTCATGGAGGAGTACTACGCCCAGCGTGCCTCCGCCGGACTGATCGTCTCCGAGGGCACCTGGGTCAACGACCAGGCGATCGGTTTCATCAATGTGCCCGGTATCTACAGCGATGCGCAGACTCGTGGCTGGACGTCGGTCACCGAGGCCGTCCACGCGGCGGGCGGGCGGATCATCTCCCAGCTCGGCCACGTGGGCGCCGGCTCCCATCCTGATCACTTCGATGGCCGCCTACCGGCAGGCCCCTCCGCGATCAACCCCGGTGAGAGGTCCTTCACCTCCGCCGGAATCAAGAACACTGTCACCCCGCGGGAGTTCACGGCCGCCGAGATCGCTCGGACCATCGCCGACTACCGGCGAGCGGCAGCCAACGCCCGCCGGGCAGGATTCGACGGCCTGGAGGTCCACGCCCAGGGCGCGCAGCTCATCGCCCAGTTCCTCAACCCACGCCTGAACCGGCGCACCGATGCCTACGGTGGTAACGCGGAGCGCCGCGCACAGTTCCTCTTCGACGTTCTGGACGCCGTCCACGACGAATGGGACACCGGCCGGGTCAGCGTGAAGATCTCCCCGTACTGGACCAGCGGATGGGCCTTCGTCGCGGATGAGGAGGACCTCGCCGACTACGATCAGGTGATCAAGCGGCTCAGCGACAACGCTCTGGCATTCCTGCACCTCATGGGCCCTGTCGCGCAGGGCGTCAGCGACCAGGAGCAGATCGCGCCGTTCGCCCGCTACCGCGCCCGGTACGCCGGACCGATCGTGGCGAATGTCGGCTTCACCCGGACCAGCGGAAACGCGATCATCGAGCAAGGCACAGCCGATGCCGTGTCGTTCGGCTCCCCCTTCATCGCCAACCCGGACCTTGTCAGGCGCTTCGCCGCCGGGCACCCACTGACCGACGGCGACCGGGCCACCTATTACGCGGGCACTGCCGACGGATACACCGACTACCCAGAATTCACCGCTGCCGGCCACCCCTGA
- a CDS encoding nuclear transport factor 2 family protein: MTNTVADLMRRNLLDVFNESDSERRAAAIAEIYAEDILWHEAGRVVIRGREALARRAAELREESPDWVFQPDGPVSVNDDLGHLGFRFGPAGRPPVVAGMDIARCRGSVIVELYTFVEEVGSAVTDPA, from the coding sequence ATGACCAACACCGTCGCGGACCTGATGCGCCGCAACCTCCTCGACGTCTTCAACGAATCGGACTCCGAGCGACGCGCCGCGGCCATCGCAGAAATCTACGCCGAGGACATCCTCTGGCACGAAGCCGGCCGCGTCGTCATCCGCGGACGCGAGGCGCTCGCCCGGCGCGCCGCCGAGTTGCGTGAAGAGAGCCCGGACTGGGTCTTCCAGCCGGACGGACCCGTCTCCGTCAACGACGACCTCGGCCACCTCGGCTTCCGATTCGGTCCCGCCGGCCGTCCGCCCGTCGTGGCGGGGATGGACATCGCCCGCTGCAGGGGTTCCGTCATCGTCGAGCTGTACACCTTCGTCGAGGAAGTCGGGTCAGCCGTCACCGATCCCGCATGA
- a CDS encoding alpha/beta fold hydrolase translates to MTTPPKGAYASVNGLEMYYEIHGTGRPLVLLHGGVHTIGLTFGAIMPALAATHRVIAVELQGHGHTADIDREMSVPGFAEDVVALLDVLGIERADLFGFSLGGMTALEMALRYPARADRVVLASVPFQPDGYLEEIRDPALHAGSRRLPTAADFQAMVDAYTAVAPHPEHFQDFMARCTVAAGYEGWSEDDLRGLVPPALLVVGDTDFVRIEHAAQMHRLIPDARLAILPDCLHMDVMRRTELLLPMVESFLAP, encoded by the coding sequence GTGACCACGCCGCCGAAGGGTGCTTACGCGTCCGTCAACGGTCTGGAAATGTACTACGAGATCCACGGCACAGGCCGCCCGCTGGTGCTGCTGCACGGCGGCGTACACACGATCGGGCTGACGTTCGGGGCCATCATGCCGGCGCTGGCCGCGACACATCGGGTGATCGCTGTCGAGCTGCAGGGGCACGGCCACACCGCCGACATCGACCGCGAGATGAGCGTGCCGGGGTTTGCCGAGGATGTCGTGGCGCTGCTCGACGTGCTCGGCATCGAACGGGCCGACCTCTTCGGGTTCAGCCTGGGCGGCATGACGGCGCTGGAGATGGCGCTTCGGTATCCCGCGCGAGCGGACCGCGTGGTCCTGGCGTCCGTTCCCTTCCAGCCCGACGGCTACCTGGAGGAGATCCGCGATCCGGCACTGCACGCGGGATCGAGGCGGCTGCCGACCGCGGCCGACTTCCAGGCAATGGTGGACGCCTACACCGCGGTTGCCCCGCATCCGGAGCACTTCCAGGACTTCATGGCCAGGTGCACGGTCGCAGCGGGCTATGAAGGGTGGTCGGAGGACGACCTGCGGGGGCTGGTCCCGCCTGCTCTGCTGGTCGTCGGCGACACCGACTTCGTTCGCATCGAGCACGCCGCGCAGATGCACCGTCTCATCCCCGACGCGCGCCTGGCGATCCTCCCGGACTGCCTGCACATGGACGTGATGCGCCGCACGGAACTGCTCCTCCCCATGGTGGAGTCCTTCCTCGCCCCATAG
- a CDS encoding polysaccharide deacetylase family protein produces the protein MRQTRHSLTRRHFLATGATALLGAGVSARPAAAWAGSAPTPESEVDAGPMVMALTFDDGPSPQYTLQVLDVLYDHGVRATFFVCGDNVGRYPDVVRRIVAEGHVLGNHTWSHPHLDGLSAADVRDQIQRTQDAVTTVGGRAPVLFRAPYGDFTDTALTVCADLGLRPISWSVDPTDWANPGADTIVERVLAGAATGAIVLNHDGTEGGDDDPAPGSGGDRSQTVAALTSYLPQLIDAGFTFTTPDAHPRPLP, from the coding sequence ATGCGACAGACCCGCCATTCGCTGACCCGCCGCCACTTCCTTGCTACGGGCGCCACCGCACTGCTCGGCGCCGGTGTGTCGGCACGCCCGGCCGCCGCGTGGGCCGGGTCGGCCCCGACACCGGAGAGCGAGGTCGACGCCGGTCCCATGGTGATGGCGCTCACCTTCGACGACGGCCCGAGCCCGCAGTACACGCTCCAAGTGCTGGACGTGCTGTACGACCATGGCGTCCGTGCCACGTTCTTCGTGTGCGGCGACAACGTCGGGCGGTACCCGGACGTGGTGCGCCGGATCGTCGCGGAGGGGCATGTGCTGGGGAACCACACCTGGTCCCATCCCCATCTTGACGGCCTCTCCGCGGCCGATGTCCGCGACCAGATCCAGCGCACCCAGGACGCCGTCACGACGGTCGGCGGGCGGGCGCCGGTACTGTTCCGCGCCCCCTACGGCGACTTCACGGACACCGCTCTGACGGTCTGCGCCGACCTCGGTCTGCGCCCGATCTCCTGGTCGGTGGACCCGACGGACTGGGCCAACCCCGGCGCTGACACCATCGTCGAGCGGGTCCTCGCCGGTGCCGCCACGGGTGCCATCGTGCTCAACCACGACGGCACCGAGGGCGGCGACGACGATCCCGCCCCCGGCAGCGGCGGTGACCGCTCCCAGACGGTGGCCGCCCTGACCAGCTACCTGCCACAGCTGATCGACGCCGGTTTCACGTTCACCACCCCGGACGCCCACCCCCGGCCGCTACCTTGA
- a CDS encoding carboxymuconolactone decarboxylase family protein, whose product MTGATQPSTGDRDWGGRLPLASRAPLTEDQLAAQRRIRAEVVPWAREAGAAAATAEGDLIGPFNAFVHRPVTGMAFLAWVLADQAQSSLAAPLREIITLTVGAVWNCEYEIYVHTAMARHTGVAEPVIEAVLAGRSSVDFSSAEAAVHRFTDELARTRSVCDDTYRLAVEAVGQTGVLDMVNLIGAYLATSALLNAFRVPAPPPAEPG is encoded by the coding sequence ATGACCGGCGCCACTCAGCCATCGACCGGAGACCGGGATTGGGGCGGGCGACTGCCCCTGGCCTCCCGCGCTCCGCTCACCGAGGACCAGCTCGCCGCGCAGCGACGAATACGGGCCGAGGTGGTGCCGTGGGCCCGGGAGGCGGGGGCTGCCGCAGCCACGGCCGAAGGAGATCTGATCGGCCCGTTCAACGCGTTCGTGCACCGTCCCGTCACCGGTATGGCCTTCCTGGCCTGGGTCCTCGCCGACCAGGCCCAGTCGTCCCTGGCCGCGCCCCTGCGTGAGATCATCACCCTCACCGTCGGGGCGGTGTGGAACTGCGAGTACGAGATCTACGTCCACACCGCGATGGCCCGGCACACCGGCGTCGCGGAGCCGGTGATCGAGGCCGTCCTCGCCGGGCGCTCGAGTGTCGACTTCTCGTCTGCCGAGGCAGCCGTCCACCGCTTCACCGACGAACTGGCACGCACGCGGTCCGTCTGCGACGACACGTACCGCCTCGCGGTCGAGGCGGTGGGGCAGACCGGCGTCCTGGACATGGTCAACCTGATCGGCGCATACCTCGCGACTTCGGCCCTGCTCAACGCCTTCCGGGTGCCCGCACCACCTCCGGCCGAGCCCGGCTAG
- a CDS encoding alpha/beta fold hydrolase — MLPITDTPQQPNAKRPGRTLVASHSFSFARREWIEASAPLSEQFRVVAVDAPGHGEAREIPGYTMAEMAAAFAATINELGLTDYVLVGHSMTGKVMQILASRAGSGLGLKHPPTKLVLITPTPLGQEVGGEELPRELFESRRDHADAEKFVLDRTAVPLTPEVFDRTCEDYARMNRKAWDAWLNKGIYEDWTERAAPIDVETLLIVADSDPVWGLEMQKKLTVPHLSNVTIASVDSGHQVPLEAPQALSDLITAFAAS; from the coding sequence ATGCTTCCCATCACCGACACTCCTCAGCAGCCCAATGCGAAGCGCCCAGGGCGCACCCTCGTGGCCTCGCACTCGTTCAGCTTCGCCCGCCGCGAATGGATCGAGGCCAGCGCTCCGCTGTCGGAGCAGTTCCGGGTCGTCGCCGTGGACGCGCCCGGCCACGGCGAGGCGCGCGAGATCCCCGGCTACACGATGGCCGAGATGGCCGCCGCGTTCGCCGCCACGATCAACGAGCTCGGCCTGACCGACTACGTGCTGGTCGGCCACTCGATGACCGGCAAGGTCATGCAGATCCTCGCCAGCCGGGCCGGCAGCGGGCTGGGGCTTAAGCATCCGCCGACGAAGCTCGTGCTGATCACCCCCACTCCGCTCGGGCAGGAGGTCGGCGGCGAGGAACTGCCGCGCGAACTGTTCGAGAGCCGCAGGGACCACGCGGACGCGGAGAAGTTCGTGCTGGACCGCACCGCCGTGCCGCTGACGCCGGAGGTGTTCGACCGCACCTGCGAGGACTACGCCCGGATGAACCGCAAGGCCTGGGACGCCTGGCTGAACAAGGGGATCTACGAGGACTGGACCGAACGCGCCGCGCCGATCGACGTCGAGACGCTGCTGATCGTCGCCGACAGCGACCCGGTCTGGGGCCTGGAGATGCAGAAGAAGCTGACGGTGCCCCACCTGTCCAACGTCACGATCGCATCGGTCGACTCCGGCCACCAGGTGCCGCTGGAGGCGCCCCAGGCCCTGTCCGACCTCATCACCGCCTTCGCCGCGTCATGA
- a CDS encoding TetR/AcrR family transcriptional regulator, whose product MLTAATQLLLEGGVAACTVEAVSRRSGVSKPTIYRRWPHRTALAIEAFAAHIGHLVPLVETGDSAHDLVQAVARLAEYYQGRDGIVFAQLVAAAVLEPGTADLLNSRFFAPRRAALRELWERGVARGELDPHVEPDAAIDLLFGPTAFRLLLGHQPVDVDSCVHLARTALQGLILTRPTTPSLAPKATGG is encoded by the coding sequence GTGCTCACCGCCGCCACGCAACTGCTCCTGGAAGGCGGCGTCGCCGCATGCACGGTCGAGGCGGTAAGCCGCCGCAGCGGTGTGAGCAAGCCCACGATCTACCGGCGCTGGCCGCACCGCACCGCGCTGGCGATCGAGGCCTTCGCCGCGCACATCGGCCACCTGGTGCCGCTGGTCGAGACCGGGGACAGCGCGCACGACCTGGTCCAGGCCGTCGCCCGTCTGGCCGAGTACTACCAAGGTCGCGACGGCATCGTCTTCGCCCAGCTGGTCGCCGCCGCCGTGCTGGAACCCGGCACCGCCGACCTGCTCAACTCCCGGTTCTTCGCGCCGCGCCGCGCGGCGCTGCGCGAGTTGTGGGAACGCGGGGTGGCGCGCGGCGAGCTCGACCCGCACGTCGAGCCCGATGCGGCGATCGACCTGCTGTTCGGCCCAACAGCGTTCCGCCTGCTGCTCGGCCACCAACCCGTCGACGTGGACTCCTGCGTGCACCTGGCCCGCACCGCCCTACAGGGCTTGATCCTCACCCGACCGACCACCCCCTCCCTCGCACCGAAGGCAACCGGAGGTTAG
- a CDS encoding aldo/keto reductase → MSMSEYYGRSDWDQALSAVHRALDLGVTLLDTADIYGAGHNEVLLGRAIAGRREGVVVATKFGIDRSAGDHRRRVRGEPDYVRRCCDASLLRLGVEHIDLYYLHRPPQDVELAETVQAMSGLVAAGKVRHLGLCEVDADQLRQAHAVHPIAAVQSEYSLWSREVEAVVPAMAELGVGLVPYAPLGRGFLTGKVDPGSLGENDSRRAHPRFQGDHAGANRRLAETVGALAAQLGVTGAQLALAWVHARGRQLGISVAPIPGTSSPRHVAENVAALTISLDDAVLARLDPLAREVSGERHGPLQAVRPPAQP, encoded by the coding sequence ATGAGCATGAGCGAGTACTACGGCCGGTCCGACTGGGATCAGGCCCTCTCGGCCGTCCACCGCGCACTGGATCTGGGTGTCACCCTGCTGGACACCGCCGACATCTACGGTGCCGGGCACAATGAGGTCCTGCTCGGCCGCGCGATCGCGGGCCGGCGCGAGGGCGTCGTGGTGGCCACCAAGTTCGGCATCGACCGCTCGGCGGGCGATCACCGTCGCCGTGTGCGCGGGGAGCCGGACTACGTGCGCCGCTGCTGCGACGCCTCGCTGCTGCGCCTGGGCGTCGAGCACATCGACCTGTACTACCTGCATCGGCCACCGCAGGATGTCGAGCTCGCCGAGACCGTTCAGGCGATGTCGGGGTTGGTGGCCGCGGGCAAGGTGCGCCACCTCGGGCTGTGCGAGGTCGACGCGGACCAGTTGCGGCAGGCGCACGCGGTGCACCCGATCGCCGCAGTGCAGAGCGAGTACTCCCTGTGGAGCCGGGAGGTCGAAGCCGTCGTACCGGCCATGGCCGAGCTCGGCGTCGGCCTGGTGCCGTACGCGCCGCTGGGGCGCGGTTTCCTGACCGGAAAGGTTGATCCGGGCTCGCTGGGAGAGAACGACTCCCGACGCGCCCATCCCCGGTTCCAGGGCGATCACGCCGGCGCCAACCGGCGGCTGGCCGAGACGGTGGGCGCGCTGGCGGCGCAGCTGGGTGTCACCGGCGCGCAGCTCGCACTGGCCTGGGTGCACGCCCGCGGTCGGCAGCTCGGGATCTCCGTGGCGCCCATCCCCGGCACCAGCAGCCCGCGGCACGTGGCCGAGAACGTGGCCGCGCTCACGATCTCGCTGGACGACGCGGTGCTGGCGCGGCTCGATCCCCTCGCCCGGGAAGTGTCCGGCGAGCGGCACGGCCCGCTACAGGCCGTCCGGCCTCCGGCTCAGCCGTGA